From one Caldithrix abyssi DSM 13497 genomic stretch:
- a CDS encoding methylglyoxal synthase, with the protein MSKKQRRTMPQKKRIALIAHDNRKRDLLEWVRFNKHVLSRHHLFGTGTTGSLIKDELALPIHCFNSGPLGGDLQIGSKIVDGEIDVLIFFWDPLEAQPHDVDVKALLRVAVLYNIPTASNRATADFLISSVLMEQTYEREIQLMK; encoded by the coding sequence ATGTCGAAAAAGCAAAGGCGCACCATGCCCCAAAAGAAAAGAATCGCTTTAATCGCCCACGATAACCGTAAAAGGGATTTACTGGAATGGGTTCGCTTTAATAAACATGTTTTAAGCCGCCATCATCTTTTTGGCACCGGCACCACCGGCAGTCTGATTAAAGATGAGCTGGCCCTGCCCATTCACTGCTTTAACAGCGGCCCCCTGGGCGGCGATTTACAGATTGGCTCTAAAATTGTAGATGGAGAAATCGATGTATTGATCTTTTTCTGGGACCCTTTGGAAGCCCAGCCGCACGATGTGGATGTTAAAGCGCTGCTGCGCGTGGCGGTGCTGTACAATATTCCCACGGCCAGCAACCGCGCCACGGCCGATTTTTTAATCTCATCGGTTTTGATGGAGCAAACCTACGAACGGGAAATTCAGTTGATGAAATAA
- the amrS gene encoding AmmeMemoRadiSam system radical SAM enzyme, giving the protein MSGYIDQLPEKKTTLNRRQFLTAASSACVLLGLPFNPFSRSLLLRAAGSDDRFVREARFYEKLAHKKIRCKLCPRECVIDDRERGYCGARENRNGTYYTLVYARPCTYHLDPIEKKPLFHFLPGSAAFSIATAGCNLNCKFCQNWQISQVTPEQVNSYYLPPEKIADMARDYRARSIAYTYSEPTIFYEYMYDTAIAGRQRNIKSVVITAAFIEQEPLKELCKVVDAIKVDLKAFSQKYYAEIVRGELKPVLQAMQTIVEQETWLEIVYLVVPTLNDSEKEIKNLAQFVKEYLHPEVPIHFTRFYPQYLLKNLPPTPVSTLERCKAIADAEGLKYVYIGNVPGHSAENTYCPNCGAMLIERTGFLVRQMKIANNRCPQCGLKIPGIWQ; this is encoded by the coding sequence ATGAGTGGTTACATCGATCAACTGCCTGAAAAAAAGACCACGCTTAATCGTCGGCAGTTTTTAACCGCCGCTTCTTCGGCCTGTGTTTTATTAGGGCTGCCCTTTAATCCCTTTTCGCGCAGTCTTTTGCTGCGGGCTGCTGGCAGCGACGATCGCTTTGTGCGAGAAGCGCGCTTTTACGAAAAATTAGCCCACAAAAAGATACGCTGTAAACTGTGCCCGCGCGAATGCGTTATCGACGATCGGGAACGCGGTTATTGCGGCGCGCGCGAAAATCGCAACGGCACTTATTACACCCTGGTTTACGCCCGACCCTGCACCTACCACCTGGATCCTATTGAAAAAAAACCATTGTTTCACTTTTTGCCGGGCAGCGCAGCCTTTTCCATTGCCACCGCCGGATGCAATTTGAATTGCAAATTTTGCCAGAACTGGCAAATTTCTCAGGTAACCCCAGAACAGGTGAATAGTTACTACCTGCCGCCGGAAAAAATCGCCGATATGGCGCGCGATTACCGGGCGCGTTCTATTGCCTATACTTACAGCGAACCCACCATTTTTTATGAATACATGTACGATACGGCTATTGCCGGTCGCCAGAGAAATATTAAAAGCGTGGTGATTACCGCCGCCTTTATTGAACAGGAACCGCTTAAAGAATTGTGCAAAGTGGTTGACGCCATTAAGGTGGATTTAAAAGCCTTCAGCCAGAAATATTACGCCGAAATTGTACGCGGCGAATTAAAACCGGTTTTACAGGCCATGCAGACTATTGTGGAGCAGGAAACCTGGCTGGAAATCGTTTACCTGGTGGTGCCCACTTTGAATGACAGCGAAAAGGAGATTAAAAATCTGGCTCAATTCGTTAAGGAATACCTGCATCCGGAAGTGCCCATTCACTTTACGCGTTTTTACCCGCAGTATTTGTTGAAAAATTTACCGCCCACGCCCGTTTCCACCCTGGAGCGTTGTAAGGCCATCGCCGACGCCGAAGGTTTAAAATATGTTTACATCGGCAATGTGCCGGGGCACTCTGCAGAAAACACCTACTGCCCGAACTGCGGCGCCATGTTAATCGAACGCACTGGTTTTCTGGTGCGGCAAATGAAGATCGCTAACAACCGCTGCCCGCAGTGCGGTCTAAAAATCCCTGGCATCTGGCAGTAA
- a CDS encoding DUF362 domain-containing protein has product MNRRNFLKRGLIVSGAVWLSGKRAVRAASQKSKVIIAQNSKVLAQQQVRGDVLLSLLDNAMQSYFDCDHPVRAWQKVARTGEVIGLKINCLSGAGSTHHELVEAIVERLQQAGIKPYNIIIWDRLNKDLEDCKFKINYRGKGVKCFGNDAVGFYPELQVFGQAGSLVSRIVTDLCDGIINVALLRDHSIAGISVALKNMFGAIHNPNKYHLNAGNPFIADVNAFPMIRSKIRLHIVDALEGQYHGGPAFMPQWRWPFAGIMLSQDPVATDAVAWQIIEQKRKEKGLPPLKQENREPRYIFTAGDAEHRLGHFDKNKIETVHI; this is encoded by the coding sequence TTGAATAGACGAAACTTTTTAAAAAGAGGTCTGATTGTAAGCGGCGCCGTCTGGTTAAGCGGCAAAAGAGCGGTACGCGCCGCATCGCAAAAATCTAAGGTGATTATCGCGCAAAATTCGAAGGTGCTGGCTCAACAGCAGGTACGCGGCGATGTCTTGCTTTCGCTATTGGACAACGCCATGCAAAGCTATTTTGATTGCGACCATCCCGTCAGGGCCTGGCAAAAAGTGGCGCGTACCGGAGAAGTAATCGGCCTGAAAATTAACTGCCTTTCCGGCGCCGGCTCCACGCATCATGAACTGGTTGAGGCTATTGTTGAGCGCTTGCAGCAGGCGGGAATCAAACCTTACAACATCATCATCTGGGATCGATTGAATAAAGACCTGGAAGATTGCAAATTTAAAATCAACTACCGCGGTAAAGGCGTTAAATGTTTTGGCAATGACGCGGTTGGTTTTTATCCTGAACTACAGGTGTTCGGTCAGGCTGGCAGCCTGGTTAGTCGCATTGTAACCGATCTTTGCGACGGCATCATTAATGTCGCCCTTTTACGCGACCACAGCATCGCCGGCATTTCGGTCGCCTTGAAAAATATGTTCGGCGCCATCCACAATCCTAACAAATACCATCTAAACGCCGGTAATCCGTTCATTGCCGACGTGAATGCCTTTCCGATGATTCGTTCTAAAATTCGCCTGCACATTGTGGACGCCCTTGAGGGCCAGTACCACGGCGGCCCGGCCTTTATGCCGCAGTGGCGTTGGCCGTTTGCCGGGATCATGCTCAGCCAGGATCCCGTGGCCACTGACGCCGTCGCCTGGCAGATCATCGAACAAAAACGTAAAGAAAAAGGGTTACCGCCTCTTAAACAGGAAAACCGCGAGCCCCGTTACATCTTTACGGCCGGAGACGCGGAACATCGCCTGGGGCATTTTGATAAAAATAAAATAGAAACCGTTCACATTTAA
- a CDS encoding c-type cytochrome, with the protein MKTNPTTLFLAFMLLTLLIVGGYLLLSDPFAGTAQKGVHQFSQSQSQNQGAMVFYLQKCASCHGARGEGKGGNPSLQNTPFTEAQIQEIIKNGRGEMPAFPELSPEELKQLSRLIKQF; encoded by the coding sequence GTGAAAACGAATCCGACCACGTTGTTTTTGGCTTTCATGTTGCTAACGTTATTAATCGTTGGCGGATATCTATTGCTTTCCGATCCGTTTGCGGGGACAGCACAAAAAGGCGTTCATCAATTTTCACAATCGCAAAGCCAGAACCAGGGCGCAATGGTCTTTTATTTACAAAAATGTGCCAGCTGCCACGGCGCGAGGGGCGAGGGCAAGGGCGGAAATCCTTCATTGCAAAATACGCCGTTTACCGAAGCCCAGATTCAGGAGATTATTAAAAATGGTCGTGGCGAAATGCCCGCATTCCCGGAGCTTTCTCCGGAGGAGTTAAAACAGCTTTCGAGGTTGATCAAACAGTTTTAA
- a CDS encoding alpha/beta hydrolase family protein translates to MIYRTQSIRNASGEIIRFDLRYPEGTSDAPAIIILHGFKGFKDWGFFPDLATSLAFSDYVTITLNFSRNGIGSDGKNFTALEAFARNTISHELEDVQTLIDAIKGGRIDNHVINPEAIGLLGHSRGAAVALLSAQENEEHIGAVVTWAAVGNLYRYSEEEISAWKAQGYKEVVNQRTGQVMRMNATYLEDLEKNKEKFDLYHRIEDLEAPTLFIHGSEDTTVSPEESEKLHERCGAYSKRLEIIEGANHTFGIKHPFEKSTEPYAIARDLTESWFDRHLKY, encoded by the coding sequence ATGATTTACCGTACGCAATCGATACGCAACGCTTCGGGCGAAATCATTCGTTTTGACCTTCGTTATCCCGAAGGCACTTCAGACGCGCCAGCCATTATTATTTTGCACGGTTTTAAAGGTTTTAAAGACTGGGGCTTTTTCCCGGATCTGGCTACTTCTCTGGCCTTTAGCGATTATGTGACCATTACGCTCAATTTTTCGCGCAATGGCATCGGATCGGATGGTAAAAATTTTACCGCTCTGGAAGCGTTTGCCCGCAATACGATTTCGCACGAGTTAGAGGACGTTCAGACGTTAATCGATGCCATTAAAGGCGGACGCATTGACAACCATGTGATTAATCCGGAAGCCATCGGGCTGCTGGGCCATAGCCGCGGGGCAGCGGTGGCCTTGCTTTCTGCGCAGGAAAATGAAGAGCACATTGGCGCCGTGGTAACCTGGGCGGCGGTTGGCAATCTGTACCGCTATTCCGAAGAGGAGATATCGGCCTGGAAGGCGCAGGGCTACAAAGAGGTGGTCAATCAACGAACAGGACAGGTTATGCGCATGAACGCAACCTACCTGGAAGACCTTGAAAAGAATAAAGAAAAATTCGATCTGTATCATCGCATCGAAGACCTGGAGGCGCCAACGCTTTTTATCCACGGTAGCGAGGACACAACGGTGTCTCCGGAAGAGAGCGAAAAGCTCCATGAAAGGTGCGGGGCATATTCAAAACGATTGGAAATTATCGAAGGCGCCAATCATACATTCGGGATTAAGCATCCGTTTGAAAAAAGCACCGAGCCGTATGCCATCGCCCGAGATCTGACCGAATCGTGGTTTGATCGTCATTTAAAATATTAG
- a CDS encoding MBL fold metallo-hydrolase, whose amino-acid sequence MKIGPYEIFTVNSGIFSLDGGAMFGVVPKVLWNKTNPADELNRIQLALRTLVIKGDGRIILIDAGVGNKMNEKLRKIYNIDSQQNDLERGLAEKGIAPEQVTDVIITHLHFDHVGGATRLDNGLLKPTFPNARYYVQGEQWYWANNPSEKDRASYMPENFKPIEEAGLLVELNGPGEVLPGIETLVMYGHTHGMQLPKISDGKSTLLYCADLIPTASHIPLPYIMAYDNNPLITLEEKKRLLPQAVREKWILVFEHDPFRPAGTVIETEKGFKLGEEIFL is encoded by the coding sequence ATGAAAATCGGACCTTATGAAATTTTTACCGTTAACAGCGGTATTTTTAGCCTGGATGGCGGGGCCATGTTTGGCGTGGTGCCCAAAGTATTGTGGAATAAAACCAATCCGGCCGACGAGTTAAACCGCATTCAGCTTGCTTTACGTACGCTGGTCATTAAAGGCGATGGGCGTATAATTTTAATCGACGCCGGCGTGGGAAACAAAATGAACGAAAAGCTGAGAAAAATTTACAATATTGATTCGCAGCAAAACGATCTGGAACGAGGGCTGGCAGAAAAAGGCATCGCTCCCGAACAGGTTACGGATGTGATTATCACGCATCTGCACTTTGACCATGTCGGCGGGGCAACCCGACTGGATAATGGCCTTTTAAAACCCACTTTTCCCAATGCCCGCTATTATGTGCAGGGCGAGCAATGGTATTGGGCCAATAATCCCAGCGAAAAAGATCGCGCCAGCTACATGCCGGAAAACTTTAAACCCATCGAAGAGGCCGGTTTGTTAGTCGAATTGAATGGGCCGGGTGAAGTTTTGCCGGGCATTGAAACGCTTGTCATGTACGGCCACACGCACGGCATGCAACTGCCGAAAATCTCGGACGGGAAAAGCACTTTGCTGTACTGCGCCGACCTGATTCCAACGGCCTCTCACATTCCCCTGCCCTATATCATGGCCTATGACAACAACCCGCTTATTACCCTTGAGGAGAAAAAACGCCTGCTGCCACAGGCCGTGCGGGAAAAATGGATCCTGGTTTTTGAACACGATCCGTTTCGACCGGCCGGAACGGTGATTGAAACGGAAAAAGGCTTTAAACTGGGTGAGGAAATCTTTTTATAA
- a CDS encoding Rieske (2Fe-2S) protein → MAGLIKVAHSEQIKENKPFALTLEDQKIVLIRHQGRLLAFKDSCPHQGAPLSHGFVRDGQITCIYHGWKFNLDDGSFSTNEKLKLKSYAVREENGEVFLELP, encoded by the coding sequence ATGGCCGGGCTGATTAAGGTGGCGCACAGCGAGCAGATAAAAGAAAACAAACCATTTGCCCTGACCCTGGAAGATCAAAAAATCGTTTTGATTCGCCATCAGGGCCGACTGCTGGCCTTTAAGGATTCATGCCCACACCAGGGCGCGCCCCTGAGCCATGGTTTTGTAAGAGACGGCCAGATAACCTGCATTTACCACGGCTGGAAGTTTAACCTTGACGACGGCAGTTTTTCGACCAATGAAAAATTAAAACTGAAAAGTTACGCCGTTCGGGAAGAAAATGGCGAGGTGTTTTTAGAACTGCCCTGA
- a CDS encoding M61 family metallopeptidase encodes MVFNKRLTKILLLLVLSLCPWSSLLADESVLKYRLIIDQPRQHIASVSIQLAVKEDTLTLAMPAWSPGRYIIYNFAQNVFDLQVKDENNKHIRPILIDKQTWKIPVAGSRQITIRYRVFANTLDGTFSSIDSSGATINGSSVFAYIAERMSSPVELRIDAPDHWQVVCALDPLAKREFKAACYDHLVDSPLEMGKLFTYRFKIQDKDHFLVFRQAIRPELLKPFKRDLKKIIAYFAGLFDGNLPYDHYTFFFHLNENLKHTDGMEHANASRVILRMNVDQVKPDANNDANYDNLIWLSAHEFFHVWNVKRLRPAGLGPFDYSKEVYTPNLWIAEGWTSYYAYLALLRSGIYTQEKFLSELSGRITRYENSPGKAYRTMAETSILSWLFNRRMPRYAETNINQTTYSFYYKGLITGFLLDILLRSQTQSPSTLDDLIRQMWLTFYKNEKSDYFLSGRGYTQQEVERMIINMTGESGQKFLKTAVHSTRPLPYELVQKIGLRLKKEGQRYFLIKEKNSNPQARGLWESFVKRIVTD; translated from the coding sequence ATGGTCTTTAATAAAAGGCTTACAAAAATACTGCTCTTGCTGGTTTTAAGCCTGTGCCCTTGGTCGTCCCTGTTGGCCGACGAATCCGTTCTGAAATACCGCTTAATCATTGACCAGCCGCGCCAACACATCGCCAGCGTAAGCATTCAGCTTGCCGTGAAAGAAGACACGCTCACTCTGGCCATGCCGGCCTGGTCGCCCGGCCGTTATATCATTTACAACTTTGCTCAAAATGTGTTTGACCTGCAGGTAAAAGATGAAAACAATAAACACATTCGCCCCATTTTAATAGACAAGCAGACATGGAAAATCCCGGTCGCCGGTTCACGCCAGATTACCATCCGCTATCGTGTTTTTGCCAATACACTGGACGGCACCTTTTCCAGCATCGATTCCAGCGGCGCCACCATTAACGGGAGCAGCGTTTTTGCCTACATCGCCGAAAGGATGAGCTCGCCTGTGGAATTACGCATCGATGCGCCCGACCACTGGCAGGTGGTTTGCGCGTTAGACCCGCTGGCCAAACGCGAATTCAAAGCCGCCTGTTACGACCATTTAGTTGACAGCCCGCTGGAAATGGGCAAGCTGTTTACCTACCGCTTTAAAATACAGGACAAAGATCATTTTCTGGTCTTTCGGCAGGCCATCAGGCCGGAACTGCTGAAGCCGTTTAAACGGGATTTGAAAAAAATCATCGCCTATTTTGCCGGTTTATTCGACGGTAACCTTCCCTACGATCATTACACATTCTTTTTTCATTTGAATGAAAATCTTAAGCACACAGACGGCATGGAACACGCCAACGCCAGCCGTGTTATTCTGCGGATGAATGTGGATCAGGTTAAACCAGATGCCAACAACGACGCCAATTACGACAATTTGATCTGGCTGAGCGCCCATGAATTTTTCCACGTCTGGAATGTTAAACGTTTGCGTCCGGCCGGGCTGGGGCCATTTGACTACAGCAAAGAAGTTTACACGCCGAATTTGTGGATTGCAGAGGGCTGGACCTCTTATTACGCCTATCTTGCCTTGCTGCGCAGCGGCATTTACACGCAGGAAAAATTTCTCAGCGAGCTTTCCGGGCGCATTACGCGTTATGAAAACAGCCCGGGGAAAGCATACCGCACCATGGCGGAAACATCCATTTTAAGCTGGCTGTTCAATCGCCGCATGCCTCGTTACGCCGAAACCAACATCAATCAGACCACCTACTCCTTTTATTACAAAGGGCTGATCACAGGCTTTTTGCTGGATATTCTTTTAAGGAGTCAGACGCAGTCCCCCTCAACCCTGGACGATTTAATACGTCAGATGTGGTTAACCTTTTACAAGAACGAAAAGAGCGATTATTTTCTTTCAGGCCGTGGTTACACGCAGCAGGAAGTTGAACGGATGATCATCAACATGACAGGCGAGTCCGGGCAAAAATTTCTAAAAACCGCCGTCCACTCCACCCGTCCCCTGCCTTACGAGCTTGTACAAAAGATAGGGCTACGTCTGAAAAAAGAGGGACAGCGCTATTTTCTCATCAAAGAAAAAAACAGCAATCCACAGGCCAGAGGGCTGTGGGAAAGTTTTGTGAAGCGCATCGTGACAGATTAG
- a CDS encoding DNA recombination protein RmuC, with protein sequence MLRTTNKEHTKMTLALTLIVGFSLGLIIGLGLMYFFMSRQQKTAEQLAREFHEKSEQQKLQELERIIAHMRDSFGNLSMKALRESSEQFLKLANEVLKDQSRLGEEKLDGKKKLIDQTLGQMKEELSKVENMIKQIENERKQSFGQLSQQLKQSVEQSQRLQEITNQLSAALSHSQVRGQWGERMAEDVLRLAGFREGINYLKQSRVQDARSRPDFTFLLPQNLKVNMDVKFPLTNYLNYLNAENEQEKERYKTLFLRDVRARIKEVTTRDYINPADHTVDYVIVFIPNEQVYAFINEHDISILDEALRNKVILCSPITLYAVLAVIRQAVDNFRLEQTAANILSLLKDFSKQWERFKEAMQKMGKKIDDAKNEYTKLVTTRTTQLERPLRKIENVRLPEQLQSGDAPLLPEPENDEREENGL encoded by the coding sequence TTGCTAAGAACAACAAACAAGGAGCATACCAAAATGACCCTGGCGCTTACCTTAATTGTCGGATTTTCCCTGGGACTGATCATCGGTCTGGGATTGATGTACTTCTTCATGTCCAGACAGCAAAAAACAGCCGAGCAATTGGCCCGCGAATTCCATGAAAAATCCGAGCAGCAAAAACTGCAGGAACTGGAAAGAATTATTGCCCACATGCGCGATTCTTTTGGCAATCTTTCCATGAAGGCTCTAAGGGAAAGCTCAGAACAATTCCTGAAGCTGGCCAACGAAGTATTAAAGGATCAATCGCGCCTGGGCGAAGAAAAATTGGACGGCAAAAAGAAACTAATCGATCAAACCCTGGGCCAGATGAAAGAAGAGCTTTCTAAAGTGGAAAACATGATCAAGCAAATAGAAAACGAACGTAAGCAAAGTTTCGGGCAGCTTTCGCAGCAATTAAAACAATCGGTCGAACAATCCCAGCGGCTGCAGGAGATCACCAATCAGCTCTCAGCGGCTTTAAGCCATTCGCAGGTGCGCGGGCAGTGGGGTGAGCGTATGGCTGAAGACGTGCTGCGCCTGGCCGGTTTCAGAGAAGGCATTAACTACCTTAAGCAATCTCGAGTACAAGACGCGCGCAGCCGCCCGGATTTCACCTTTTTGCTGCCCCAGAACTTAAAGGTAAACATGGACGTTAAATTTCCCCTGACCAACTACCTCAACTATTTGAACGCCGAAAACGAACAGGAAAAAGAACGCTACAAAACCCTGTTTTTGCGCGATGTGCGGGCCAGGATCAAGGAAGTTACAACGCGGGATTACATTAACCCCGCCGATCATACGGTCGATTATGTCATCGTATTCATCCCCAATGAACAGGTGTACGCCTTTATTAACGAACACGACATCAGCATTTTAGACGAGGCTCTGAGAAACAAGGTGATTCTCTGCTCGCCCATCACGCTTTACGCCGTTTTAGCCGTCATTCGCCAGGCGGTGGACAACTTCCGGCTGGAGCAAACGGCCGCCAATATTCTGTCGTTGCTTAAAGATTTTAGCAAGCAATGGGAACGCTTTAAAGAAGCCATGCAAAAGATGGGCAAAAAAATCGACGACGCCAAAAATGAATACACTAAACTGGTAACCACGCGTACCACGCAACTGGAAAGGCCGTTGCGTAAAATTGAAAACGTCCGTCTTCCGGAACAACTCCAAAGCGGGGACGCCCCATTGCTACCAGAACCAGAAAATGATGAAAGGGAGGAGAATGGTCTTTAA
- a CDS encoding sigma-54-dependent transcriptional regulator, with the protein MHSSTENILIVDDQKEILNSLKRLLKDRFEVAVAESGEEGLALVRRQPFAVVVSDQRMPRMDGVTFLEQVKKIQPDAVRILLTAYADIEATISAINQAQVFQYISKPFEPDEFRQILTNALEHYRLVQENKRLQKELAEANKRLASENIILKQQVERQLDLGEFIGSSPEILRILKLVKKVMDTPTTVLLLGETGTGKELLAKIIHYNSNRKERLFVAQNCAAIPDTLLQSELFGHVKGAFTGAIRDKKGLFELADKGTIFLDEIGDTSPALQLGLLRVLQEGEIRPLGSHTTKKVDVRVIAATNKDLEAEVKKGNFREDLFYRLSVFPIVLPPLRERKDDIPDLVQHFIKKYAARIGKRIPGITDGALNRLLSYHFPGNIRELENEIERMVTLADDGQALDVSLLSPRIAQRSEATALTSHLTRLPLKQAIYQLEDEMIRQALKEFKGNILRSAQKLGVSRVGLHKMLKRHNLNPSQFK; encoded by the coding sequence ATGCACAGCAGCACTGAAAACATCTTAATCGTTGACGATCAGAAAGAGATTTTGAACAGCTTGAAACGTTTGTTGAAAGACCGTTTCGAAGTAGCGGTGGCAGAAAGCGGAGAGGAGGGATTGGCGCTTGTGCGTCGGCAGCCGTTTGCCGTGGTTGTTTCCGATCAGCGTATGCCGCGCATGGATGGAGTTACGTTTCTGGAACAGGTAAAAAAAATTCAGCCGGATGCGGTTCGTATTTTGCTCACGGCTTACGCCGATATTGAGGCCACCATTTCGGCCATTAATCAGGCGCAAGTTTTTCAGTACATTTCCAAACCTTTCGAGCCGGATGAGTTTCGGCAGATTTTAACCAACGCCCTTGAACATTACCGGCTGGTTCAGGAAAATAAACGCCTGCAGAAAGAACTGGCGGAAGCCAATAAACGACTTGCCAGCGAAAACATTATTTTGAAGCAGCAGGTGGAACGGCAGTTAGACCTGGGAGAGTTCATCGGCAGCAGTCCGGAGATTTTGCGCATTTTGAAGCTGGTTAAAAAGGTGATGGACACGCCAACCACAGTTTTACTGCTGGGCGAAACGGGCACGGGCAAGGAACTGCTGGCCAAAATCATTCATTACAACAGCAACCGTAAAGAGCGGCTGTTTGTGGCTCAGAATTGCGCCGCCATTCCCGATACTCTGCTGCAGAGTGAGCTTTTTGGTCACGTAAAAGGCGCTTTTACCGGCGCCATTCGCGACAAAAAGGGATTGTTTGAACTGGCGGATAAAGGCACTATTTTTCTGGATGAAATTGGCGACACCTCGCCTGCCCTGCAACTGGGCTTACTGCGCGTATTGCAGGAGGGAGAGATTCGGCCTCTGGGATCGCATACGACCAAAAAGGTGGATGTGCGCGTAATCGCGGCCACCAATAAGGACCTGGAGGCGGAAGTCAAAAAGGGAAATTTTCGAGAAGACCTGTTTTACCGCTTAAGTGTTTTCCCCATCGTACTGCCTCCCCTGCGCGAACGAAAGGACGATATTCCCGATCTGGTGCAACACTTTATTAAGAAATATGCCGCGCGCATCGGAAAGCGCATCCCGGGCATTACCGATGGCGCGCTAAATCGCCTGCTGAGTTATCACTTTCCGGGCAATATTCGTGAGCTGGAAAATGAGATCGAGCGCATGGTTACCCTGGCCGACGACGGTCAGGCGCTGGATGTTTCTTTACTATCGCCGCGTATTGCACAGCGCAGCGAAGCAACCGCTTTAACTTCTCATTTAACGCGTCTCCCCTTAAAACAGGCCATTTATCAGTTAGAAGACGAAATGATTCGCCAGGCTTTGAAGGAGTTTAAGGGGAATATTTTACGTTCCGCCCAAAAATTAGGCGTTAGCCGCGTTGGGCTGCACAAGATGCTTAAACGCCACAATCTGAATCCCTCGCAGTTTAAGTGA
- a CDS encoding HAD family hydrolase: MIELEIPGFGTLQLKYLVMDYNGTLAVDGKLIDGVEARLFELANHLKIHVITADTFGLVKSQMEHFPITLKIIESTEQGRQKWEYIRQLGASSTVAIGNGRNDRLMLKEARLGIVTVQNEGAAVETLQSAKIVVYHINDALDLLKNRLRLTATLRD, translated from the coding sequence ATGATCGAACTTGAAATTCCCGGCTTCGGAACGCTACAATTGAAATATCTGGTAATGGATTACAATGGAACGCTGGCCGTTGACGGTAAATTGATCGATGGCGTTGAAGCGCGCCTGTTCGAATTGGCCAATCATCTAAAAATCCATGTTATTACGGCCGATACGTTTGGCCTTGTAAAAAGCCAGATGGAACACTTTCCGATTACATTGAAAATTATCGAATCAACAGAGCAGGGCAGACAGAAATGGGAATACATCCGCCAGTTAGGCGCTTCTTCAACAGTGGCCATTGGCAATGGGCGGAACGATCGTTTAATGTTAAAAGAGGCCCGGTTGGGTATTGTCACCGTTCAAAACGAAGGCGCTGCTGTTGAGACACTGCAATCGGCGAAGATCGTGGTTTATCATATTAATGATGCGCTGGATTTATTGAAAAACAGGCTGCGCTTAACCGCAACCCTGCGGGATTAG
- the bcp gene encoding thioredoxin-dependent thiol peroxidase, which yields MLEAGVQAPDFELPDQDGNKVKLSDFKGKWVVLYFYPKDMTPGCTTEACNFQEALPAFQNMEAVVLGVSKDSVERHKKFAEKHNLQFRLLSDAEGNVCETYGVWQEKNMYGRKYMGINRSTFLIDPDGKIARVYPKVKVKTHHEEVMNDLQKLKEGGKA from the coding sequence ATGTTAGAAGCTGGCGTTCAGGCCCCTGACTTTGAATTACCCGATCAGGACGGCAATAAAGTCAAATTGTCTGATTTTAAAGGGAAATGGGTGGTTCTCTATTTTTATCCCAAAGATATGACTCCGGGGTGTACAACAGAAGCCTGCAACTTTCAGGAAGCCCTGCCTGCTTTTCAAAATATGGAGGCGGTCGTTCTGGGCGTGAGCAAAGATTCCGTGGAACGGCACAAAAAGTTCGCCGAAAAGCACAACCTGCAATTCCGCCTGTTGAGCGACGCAGAGGGCAATGTTTGCGAAACGTACGGTGTTTGGCAGGAAAAGAACATGTACGGCCGCAAATACATGGGCATCAACCGCTCCACTTTTTTAATCGATCCCGATGGGAAAATCGCCAGGGTTTATCCCAAAGTTAAAGTCAAAACGCACCACGAAGAGGTAATGAACGATTTGCAGAAGCTGAAAGAAGGTGGTAAGGCGTAG